A region from the Halobacillus mangrovi genome encodes:
- a CDS encoding ABC-F family ATP-binding cassette domain-containing protein, which translates to MLTVNNVSLRFGDQKLFEDVNIKFTPGNCYGLIGANGAGKSTFLKILSGEIEPQTGDVSLKNDQRLAVLKQNHFEYDEYNVLETVIMGHTRLYEVMKEKDEIYMKGEFTEEDGMRAAELEGEFAEMNGWEADSDAARLLKGLGIKEDLHDKQMKDLAGSEKVKVLLAQALFGNPDVLLLDEPTNHLDIKAIQWLEDFLIDFENTVIVVSHDRHFLNNVCTHIADLDFGKIQIYVGNYDFWYESSQLAMKMAEEQNKKKEEKIKDLKEFIARFSANASKSKQATSRKKLLDKITLDDIQPSSRKYPYIAFKADREIGNDLLTVENLSKTIDGVKVLDNVSFTLNKDDKVALVGSSETAKTALFQILMGEMEPDEGTFKWGVTTSQSYFPKDNSAFFERSDLNLVQWLRQYSPEDETETFLRSFLGRMLFSGEEALKKANVLSGGEKVRCMLSKMMLSGANVLLLDEPTNHLDLESITSLNKGLINFKGSVIFASHDHEFIQTIANRIIEITPNGIIDKEMSYDEYLADPEIQKRSAALAE; encoded by the coding sequence ATGTTAACAGTAAATAATGTAAGTCTTCGTTTTGGTGATCAGAAACTGTTCGAGGACGTCAATATAAAATTCACACCAGGCAACTGTTACGGATTGATTGGAGCTAATGGAGCAGGAAAATCAACTTTTCTTAAAATCCTTAGTGGTGAAATCGAACCGCAAACAGGAGACGTTTCTCTGAAGAATGACCAGCGTCTAGCCGTTCTAAAACAAAATCACTTTGAATATGACGAGTACAATGTTCTGGAAACAGTAATCATGGGTCATACAAGATTGTACGAAGTGATGAAAGAGAAAGATGAGATCTATATGAAAGGTGAATTCACCGAAGAAGATGGCATGCGTGCAGCAGAGCTTGAGGGTGAATTTGCTGAAATGAATGGATGGGAAGCGGATTCGGATGCCGCTCGTTTACTGAAAGGACTAGGGATCAAAGAAGATTTGCATGATAAGCAAATGAAAGATCTTGCCGGATCTGAGAAAGTTAAAGTGCTCTTAGCACAAGCCTTATTCGGTAATCCTGATGTTCTTCTTCTGGATGAGCCGACCAACCACCTTGATATTAAAGCGATCCAGTGGCTTGAAGACTTTTTAATCGATTTTGAAAATACGGTGATTGTCGTTTCACACGATCGTCACTTCCTTAACAATGTATGTACGCATATAGCAGACCTGGATTTTGGAAAAATTCAAATATATGTGGGTAACTATGATTTCTGGTATGAATCCAGTCAATTGGCAATGAAAATGGCAGAAGAACAGAATAAGAAGAAAGAAGAAAAAATTAAAGATCTAAAAGAATTTATCGCGCGCTTTAGTGCTAATGCATCAAAGTCAAAACAAGCAACCTCTAGGAAGAAGCTGCTCGATAAAATTACCCTTGATGATATCCAACCATCATCAAGAAAATATCCTTACATTGCTTTTAAAGCAGATCGAGAAATCGGAAATGATTTATTGACAGTTGAAAATCTATCTAAAACCATCGATGGAGTAAAAGTTCTGGATAATGTCAGCTTCACGTTAAATAAAGATGATAAAGTCGCTTTGGTCGGCTCTAGTGAAACAGCCAAAACAGCTTTATTCCAAATCCTTATGGGCGAAATGGAACCGGATGAAGGCACCTTCAAATGGGGTGTAACAACATCTCAAAGCTATTTCCCTAAAGACAACTCTGCTTTCTTTGAAAGATCGGATTTAAACCTCGTGCAGTGGCTCCGTCAATATTCACCTGAAGATGAAACTGAGACGTTTCTACGAAGCTTCTTAGGCCGTATGCTCTTTTCAGGGGAAGAAGCACTGAAGAAAGCGAATGTCTTGTCTGGTGGAGAGAAAGTACGGTGCATGCTATCTAAAATGATGCTATCCGGAGCAAATGTTCTTCTTCTGGATGAGCCGACTAACCACCTTGACCTTGAGTCCATTACTTCGTTGAACAAAGGTCTTATCAATTTCAAAGGATCTGTTATTTTCGCTTCGCATGACCACGAGTTCATTCAAACGATTGCGAACAGAATTATTGAAATTACACCAAATGGAATCATTGACAAAGAGATGAGTTATGATGAATATTTGGCAGATCCAGAGATTCAAAAACGATCTGCAGCATTAGCTGAATAA
- a CDS encoding superoxide dismutase family protein, whose product MYYHPQQVTYRQTYASQTAQAKFRSSPLAPELKGTMMFYQMPYGVEVFVQVEGLPEFQKKKNGKQVGPHGFHIHEKGVCEIGDGKDPFASAGGHWNPDDQPHGNHAGDFPVLFSNQGRARMIFFTDRFKVKDIIGKSVIIHEGPDDYQSQPSGDSGKRIACAIIE is encoded by the coding sequence ATGTATTATCATCCTCAGCAAGTTACTTACAGGCAGACATATGCTTCTCAAACCGCTCAAGCTAAGTTTAGAAGCAGCCCTTTAGCACCAGAATTAAAAGGGACCATGATGTTCTATCAAATGCCTTATGGAGTTGAAGTTTTCGTGCAAGTAGAGGGGCTGCCGGAGTTTCAGAAAAAGAAAAACGGCAAACAAGTCGGACCTCATGGTTTTCACATACATGAAAAAGGAGTTTGTGAAATAGGTGATGGAAAAGATCCTTTTGCATCGGCAGGTGGACATTGGAACCCTGACGATCAGCCTCACGGAAACCATGCTGGAGATTTTCCTGTGTTATTCTCTAACCAGGGGCGGGCAAGAATGATCTTTTTTACGGATCGGTTTAAGGTAAAAGATATCATAGGAAAGTCTGTCATTATCCATGAGGGACCTGATGATTATCAATCCCAGCCAAGTGGGGACTCTGGTAAGCGGATCGCATGTGCAATTATAGAATGA
- a CDS encoding DUF2252 domain-containing protein encodes MDQQLERVLTTKNKLRKQTLSTILEQFDGHLMNLSQSSRKKKYDKMRQDTYSFFRGSAYLFFYDVINYPFTFHTPEDKPTWIMGDMHFDNFSAFQNESHDIVFDVDDFDEGYLGSYLYDVLRMVVSIRLFANQGEFTKEEQDEFVNQYLKTYIKQLNAFKDGEADPLSLQFTVENTKKPIKKVLKKLEKRKSSHELDKQTVIDHDSIRSFDIGKEKLSSVSKQERDQISSAWKDYIASLDPDSKREDAFYQIKDIVKKKGSGIGSTGLQRYYILIEGEAEKSNYDDIILEAKEARTPIPAYFFPYDEQFWSDNKHQGRRVIHTQRAMHHRADPYLGYFSLNGRDFYVRERSPFSKDLKEKDVNDYKSMKRAVKTMAKISAKIHSRADADLEEGILNYHSENAILDAIGTKNKLFRHQLSLWSDHYQDIVERDYKLFKEWLYEQEFFKS; translated from the coding sequence ATGGATCAGCAGCTGGAGCGGGTACTAACCACAAAAAACAAGTTAAGAAAACAAACTCTATCTACGATTTTAGAGCAATTTGACGGACATTTGATGAATTTATCGCAGTCAAGCAGGAAGAAGAAATACGATAAAATGCGTCAAGACACGTACAGTTTTTTTCGTGGGAGTGCCTACTTGTTCTTTTACGATGTGATCAATTATCCGTTCACCTTCCACACTCCAGAGGACAAGCCTACATGGATTATGGGAGACATGCATTTTGATAACTTCAGTGCTTTTCAGAATGAATCCCATGACATCGTATTTGACGTCGATGATTTCGATGAAGGGTATTTAGGGTCCTATTTGTACGACGTGTTACGAATGGTCGTTAGTATCCGGCTTTTTGCCAACCAGGGAGAATTTACAAAAGAAGAACAGGACGAGTTTGTCAATCAGTATTTGAAAACTTATATCAAACAACTAAACGCGTTTAAAGATGGAGAAGCGGACCCGCTTTCTTTACAATTTACCGTCGAAAATACAAAAAAACCGATTAAGAAGGTACTAAAGAAGCTTGAAAAAAGAAAATCATCCCATGAATTAGATAAACAAACCGTCATTGATCATGATTCGATCCGTTCCTTTGATATCGGCAAAGAAAAACTCTCTTCTGTTTCAAAGCAGGAGCGAGATCAAATCTCTTCAGCATGGAAGGATTACATCGCATCGCTTGATCCTGATTCAAAGCGTGAGGATGCTTTTTACCAAATAAAAGATATCGTTAAGAAAAAAGGTTCAGGTATAGGATCTACAGGTCTGCAACGTTACTATATTTTAATAGAAGGAGAAGCGGAAAAATCAAATTATGATGACATCATTCTAGAAGCTAAAGAGGCAAGGACGCCGATTCCTGCTTATTTTTTCCCTTATGATGAACAATTCTGGTCGGATAATAAGCATCAAGGGAGAAGAGTCATCCATACCCAAAGAGCGATGCACCACAGGGCAGATCCCTATCTTGGTTACTTCTCCTTGAACGGGCGTGATTTCTATGTAAGAGAACGTTCGCCGTTTTCCAAAGATCTGAAGGAAAAAGACGTCAATGATTATAAAAGTATGAAGCGTGCGGTTAAAACGATGGCAAAAATCAGTGCCAAAATCCACTCCAGGGCCGATGCTGATCTTGAGGAAGGCATACTGAATTATCACAGTGAAAATGCCATACTTGATGCGATCGGTACTAAGAATAAACTTTTTCGCCATCAACTTAGTTTATGGTCAGATCATTACCAGGATATAGTTGAACGGGATTACAAGTTATTTAAAGAATGGCTATATGAACAAGAATTTTTTAAATCCTAA
- a CDS encoding dynamin family protein, translated as MSLTTENAVYSMKSLYAYMKEHDGTNHSDKILDIIEKLDNNKMMIGFAGHFSAGKSTLINTLLNSEMLPSSPIPTSANIVQLKSGEPFTVAYFRNKLPVIYEGTVDFDLVQALCKDGEEITRVDISHPESGLPENVSVLDTPGVDSTNDADRLITESSLHLMDHMFYVMDYNHVQSEVNLQFLWEMQKRGTPFSLVINQIDKHNENEISFQSFCQSVEDSLDQWGIAAEKIFYTSMRDFELSHNGFEELKGEFEALFKRPYGVIENQARLDVQSIVHECLREAEEDIGQDKQELVERKRELETIVENSHLSIGHPSTMEDTLQQANKDVEKRIFSFIPNAYLMPSGLREDAKAFLESQQKGFKVGFLFSHKKTEEEKSIRKEKFFHHLDEVIEKNLKWPLRDRWLEIAEKHKVTEVRFIEMIQEFPFNYDKDRLSDQVQKGAEVTGEYILRYTDQVASDIKKEARRFSIDLQKQMEAAIQKEKDSDYQKHKEAYDALEETAEVKTKLDQLDTRLKKYRDELYFKLDSEASKKERELVERDLKKRKEQVQAGTKQRSEKKLEESKDKVSRDVDTSSTRGNREKSIESVLANVDRTLSIVKDIQGLEELVQQLKKKKERLRNRHYTVALFGAFSAGKSSFANALLGDHVLPVSPNPTTAAINRISPPTEEHPDRSIQVDVKSESQMIDDLKNLLNRLDVKATDLDSAYHVLLALPEENKEKLEHKQYSFLQAFLDGFPDMKQHMNQTITIPWEHFSKYVSEEKTSCFIESMELYYDCPLTRSGVTLVDTPGADSANARHTDVSFEYIKDADAVLFVTYYNHPFSKADQSFLTQLGRVKDSFAMDKMFFVINAKDLASSVQELNSVEDYLIDQLVKFQIRNPRLYSISSLNGLKEKQGKRTEPSNLDVFETEFHQFLEKELAEVLVHSILQDIEEVSATLHEFIKNAELDENERENQLSLFHEQKKEAITILQDKGMGRGKETLKNKAEKQVFYAHERLMLQFNDLFKQHFNPATINGKDQDTSSQLKEAKDKLVEEINFEMKQELRAISLRIERLMEDLISKHREDIQRELKKTRKSLRLDEVEWEPLELPTFDRIIQLDEKQSNAVLKQFKSTKAFFEKNEKEAMKEELSSMVSPLLKKEFEQALDVLNDHYGKYYEVRAETYKENWESQIRHTYERLSYNLQHPVDTTRVEKARKEMETIMF; from the coding sequence ATGTCTCTCACCACTGAAAATGCAGTATATTCTATGAAATCACTATATGCGTATATGAAAGAACACGATGGTACGAACCATAGTGATAAGATTTTAGATATTATTGAAAAGCTGGATAACAACAAAATGATGATCGGTTTTGCCGGTCATTTTTCTGCAGGTAAGTCAACTTTAATTAACACGCTTCTAAACAGCGAAATGCTTCCGTCTAGCCCTATTCCGACAAGTGCGAATATTGTTCAGCTTAAAAGCGGCGAGCCTTTCACGGTAGCTTATTTTAGAAATAAGCTACCTGTTATATATGAAGGAACGGTTGATTTTGACCTTGTCCAAGCCCTCTGTAAAGATGGCGAAGAGATTACAAGAGTAGACATAAGTCATCCTGAGAGCGGACTGCCTGAAAATGTCTCCGTTCTAGATACCCCAGGGGTAGATTCTACGAATGATGCGGATCGATTGATCACGGAGTCTTCCCTGCATTTAATGGATCATATGTTTTATGTAATGGATTACAATCATGTGCAGTCTGAAGTAAACCTGCAATTTCTATGGGAAATGCAAAAACGGGGCACGCCTTTTTCGCTTGTCATCAATCAGATCGACAAACATAACGAAAATGAAATCAGCTTTCAGAGCTTTTGTCAAAGCGTCGAAGATTCCCTTGACCAGTGGGGAATAGCAGCAGAGAAGATTTTTTATACTTCAATGAGAGATTTTGAGTTGTCTCATAACGGCTTTGAGGAATTGAAAGGTGAATTTGAAGCATTGTTCAAACGGCCTTACGGGGTTATAGAAAATCAAGCAAGGCTCGACGTGCAGTCCATTGTGCATGAATGTTTGAGAGAAGCGGAAGAAGATATTGGACAAGACAAACAGGAGCTCGTTGAACGAAAACGAGAGCTTGAGACCATAGTTGAAAACAGCCACTTAAGCATCGGTCATCCATCCACTATGGAGGATACATTGCAACAGGCGAATAAGGACGTTGAAAAGAGAATATTTTCATTTATTCCAAATGCTTATCTTATGCCGAGTGGACTTAGAGAAGATGCCAAAGCATTTCTTGAATCTCAACAAAAAGGGTTTAAGGTTGGTTTTCTATTCTCTCACAAGAAAACGGAAGAGGAGAAAAGTATCCGTAAAGAGAAATTCTTTCATCACCTCGATGAAGTCATTGAAAAGAATTTAAAATGGCCGCTGAGAGACCGTTGGCTGGAAATTGCAGAAAAACATAAGGTGACAGAGGTTCGTTTTATTGAAATGATTCAGGAGTTTCCTTTTAACTATGATAAAGATCGGTTATCTGATCAAGTACAAAAGGGAGCTGAAGTGACTGGTGAGTATATTTTAAGATATACCGATCAAGTAGCGAGCGACATAAAGAAAGAAGCAAGGCGTTTTTCAATTGATTTGCAGAAGCAGATGGAAGCGGCTATTCAAAAAGAAAAGGATAGCGACTACCAGAAACATAAAGAAGCTTATGATGCCTTAGAAGAGACAGCTGAAGTTAAAACGAAATTGGATCAATTGGACACCCGTTTGAAAAAGTACCGGGATGAACTTTATTTCAAGCTTGACTCAGAAGCTTCTAAGAAAGAGAGAGAACTTGTCGAACGTGACTTGAAGAAGAGGAAAGAACAGGTACAAGCGGGAACGAAGCAACGCTCAGAAAAGAAATTAGAAGAATCAAAAGACAAAGTCTCAAGGGACGTCGACACTTCATCGACTCGTGGAAATCGGGAGAAGTCAATAGAATCTGTCCTGGCCAACGTTGACAGAACTCTTTCAATCGTCAAAGACATACAAGGGCTAGAGGAATTAGTTCAGCAGTTAAAGAAGAAAAAGGAACGGTTAAGAAACAGACACTATACGGTCGCTCTGTTCGGAGCGTTCAGTGCAGGTAAATCTTCGTTTGCCAATGCTTTACTCGGAGATCATGTACTTCCCGTTTCACCGAACCCTACAACGGCAGCCATTAACAGGATTTCTCCTCCTACTGAGGAACATCCAGACCGTTCCATTCAAGTTGATGTGAAATCGGAATCTCAAATGATCGATGATCTAAAAAATTTACTCAATCGTCTTGATGTAAAGGCAACAGATTTAGATTCAGCCTATCATGTCCTGTTAGCTTTGCCAGAAGAAAATAAAGAAAAGCTTGAGCATAAACAATATTCATTTTTGCAGGCTTTCTTAGATGGTTTTCCGGATATGAAACAGCATATGAATCAAACCATTACTATTCCATGGGAGCATTTTTCAAAATATGTCTCAGAAGAGAAAACTTCTTGTTTTATCGAGTCGATGGAGCTTTATTACGATTGCCCTTTAACGAGGTCTGGGGTTACACTCGTGGATACACCCGGAGCGGATTCAGCAAACGCACGACATACTGACGTCTCGTTCGAATATATCAAGGACGCAGATGCTGTTTTGTTCGTCACTTATTACAACCATCCTTTTTCAAAAGCAGACCAGTCTTTCTTGACGCAGCTAGGGCGTGTGAAAGACAGCTTTGCGATGGACAAGATGTTCTTTGTCATCAATGCGAAAGATCTGGCGAGTTCAGTACAAGAACTTAACAGTGTGGAAGATTATTTAATCGATCAGTTGGTTAAATTCCAGATACGCAACCCCCGTTTGTATTCCATATCAAGCCTCAACGGATTAAAAGAAAAGCAGGGGAAAAGAACGGAACCGTCTAACCTGGATGTGTTCGAGACCGAATTCCACCAGTTCCTAGAGAAAGAGCTGGCTGAAGTTCTTGTTCATTCCATCCTTCAGGACATAGAGGAAGTATCAGCAACCCTTCATGAATTTATCAAAAACGCTGAACTCGATGAAAATGAGCGGGAGAACCAATTATCCTTATTCCATGAGCAGAAGAAAGAAGCCATTACCATCCTGCAAGATAAAGGAATGGGACGCGGGAAAGAGACGCTTAAAAATAAAGCTGAAAAACAGGTGTTTTACGCTCACGAACGTTTGATGCTCCAGTTTAACGATTTATTCAAGCAGCACTTTAATCCTGCTACGATTAATGGAAAAGACCAGGATACTTCCTCTCAACTGAAAGAAGCAAAGGATAAGCTCGTTGAAGAGATTAATTTTGAGATGAAGCAGGAGCTAAGAGCTATTAGTCTTAGAATCGAACGGCTTATGGAAGATTTGATTAGTAAGCACAGAGAAGATATTCAAAGAGAGTTGAAAAAAACTCGTAAAAGCCTGCGTTTAGATGAAGTGGAGTGGGAACCTTTAGAACTTCCTACATTTGATAGGATCATTCAGTTAGATGAGAAACAGTCGAATGCCGTTTTAAAACAGTTCAAGTCGACAAAAGCTTTTTTTGAAAAAAATGAAAAAGAAGCGATGAAAGAGGAGCTTTCCTCTATGGTTTCTCCTTTATTAAAAAAAGAGTTCGAACAAGCCTTAGATGTATTAAATGATCATTACGGTAAGTATTATGAAGTGCGGGCAGAAACGTATAAAGAGAACTGGGAAAGTCAAATTCGTCATACCTACGAGAGGCTTTCTTATAACCTCCAGCATCCTGTAGACACAACGAGAGTTGAAAAAGCACGAAAAGAAATGGAGACGATAATGTTCTAA
- a CDS encoding C45 family autoproteolytic acyltransferase/hydolase, which translates to MKQVYSEVIQYQGNYYDFGLYHAKHFKKTPLYQVHKNLRKKSMRRYTINEREVRRFFIHYAPGVWEELQGLADGLGWRLAEVLHEYRGFQQDWIRSGCSVMTGKGFFARNYDYQPKTYEGRFLLFKPANGFATIGPGQRLIGRTDGMNEHGLCIGYNFVNRIKPEDGLICCAITRIVLETAKNVREAVELLTELPHRHSFNYILYDGEGNSRIIEGSPRGVKVKTGQVCTNHFDELASENRRHLADSMKRMDRLEQFYDTIKTGEEAFYFLNGTSQPIFSKSYSRWSDTIHTSCYFPEEGFVLFGLGGDARPVQISFKHWLEKGRTPLKRILGELDTTEPLPYIEN; encoded by the coding sequence ATGAAACAAGTGTATTCCGAAGTGATTCAATATCAAGGGAATTATTATGACTTCGGTCTTTACCATGCTAAACATTTCAAAAAAACACCACTTTATCAAGTTCATAAAAATCTCAGGAAAAAATCTATGCGCCGCTATACAATCAACGAGCGAGAAGTTCGCCGATTTTTTATCCATTATGCTCCTGGAGTGTGGGAAGAACTGCAAGGTCTTGCGGATGGATTAGGGTGGAGGTTAGCAGAAGTCCTACATGAATACAGGGGCTTTCAGCAGGACTGGATAAGGTCAGGGTGCTCGGTTATGACAGGGAAAGGGTTTTTCGCAAGAAATTACGATTATCAACCGAAAACATACGAAGGCCGCTTCCTCCTCTTTAAGCCTGCCAATGGATTTGCCACCATCGGCCCTGGACAGCGGCTCATAGGACGAACGGATGGTATGAATGAGCACGGGCTATGCATCGGTTATAATTTTGTCAATCGGATCAAGCCAGAAGATGGACTCATTTGCTGCGCAATAACACGGATCGTATTAGAAACAGCGAAAAACGTCAGGGAAGCGGTAGAGTTATTAACAGAGTTGCCGCATCGCCACTCCTTTAACTATATCCTCTATGATGGGGAGGGAAACAGCAGAATTATTGAAGGCTCACCAAGAGGGGTCAAAGTGAAAACAGGCCAGGTTTGTACGAACCATTTCGATGAACTTGCCTCCGAGAATCGAAGACATCTTGCTGACTCGATGAAACGAATGGATCGCTTAGAACAATTTTACGACACAATCAAGACAGGAGAAGAGGCATTTTATTTTCTAAACGGCACTTCCCAACCGATCTTCTCCAAAAGCTATAGCCGTTGGTCCGATACCATTCATACGAGCTGCTATTTTCCAGAGGAGGGGTTTGTGCTGTTTGGGTTAGGTGGAGATGCGAGGCCAGTCCAAATTTCTTTTAAGCACTGGTTAGAAAAAGGAAGAACTCCACTCAAGCGGATTTTAGGAGAACTTGATACCACCGAACCCCTCCCGTATATAGAAAATTGA
- a CDS encoding alpha/beta hydrolase, with the protein MVQTTWNTYVARDFTKLQYVRHEPIDKRSNVAVILIHGITAELSHQEKFADALKIEGDVFLPILRGYDQMSKRGDLDYMGHYDDDLFDFIHFVKKKGYEKLIVIGHSMGCANILRLLNKNKNIADRIVFVSPFFSPKPFCL; encoded by the coding sequence ATGGTCCAAACGACATGGAATACTTATGTAGCAAGGGATTTTACAAAGTTGCAGTATGTGAGGCACGAACCTATAGACAAACGATCCAATGTTGCTGTTATTCTTATTCACGGAATCACCGCTGAGCTTTCACATCAAGAAAAATTTGCAGATGCTTTAAAGATCGAAGGGGACGTTTTTTTACCAATTCTGAGAGGATACGATCAGATGAGTAAACGTGGAGACCTGGATTATATGGGGCATTACGATGATGATTTATTTGATTTTATTCATTTTGTAAAAAAGAAAGGATATGAAAAATTAATAGTGATTGGTCATTCTATGGGGTGTGCTAATATCCTTCGTTTATTAAACAAAAATAAGAATATCGCCGACCGTATTGTTTTTGTTTCGCCTTTTTTTTCACCCAAACCTTTCTGTTTATAG
- a CDS encoding cold-shock protein yields MAFGKKNQTEIKEEETKIWVCTSDDCNCWMRDNFRTNEENICPMCGSKMEEENKVLQVVENNSLYYKQD; encoded by the coding sequence ATGGCTTTCGGTAAAAAGAATCAGACAGAAATTAAAGAAGAAGAAACAAAAATCTGGGTGTGTACTTCCGACGATTGTAACTGCTGGATGAGAGACAACTTCAGAACAAATGAAGAGAATATTTGTCCGATGTGTGGAAGTAAAATGGAAGAAGAAAACAAAGTTCTTCAAGTTGTTGAAAACAACAGCCTTTATTATAAGCAAGACTAG
- a CDS encoding cold-shock protein — translation MKTGTVKWFNAEKGFGFIEIEGEDDVFVHFSAINEEGFKSLEEGQSVEFEITEGNRGPQAANVTKL, via the coding sequence ATGAAAACAGGTACAGTGAAGTGGTTCAACGCGGAAAAAGGTTTTGGTTTTATTGAGATCGAGGGCGAGGATGATGTATTCGTACACTTCAGCGCAATCAATGAAGAAGGTTTCAAATCTCTTGAAGAAGGTCAATCCGTAGAATTTGAAATCACTGAAGGTAACCGTGGACCACAAGCTGCGAATGTAACTAAACTATAA
- a CDS encoding SurA N-terminal domain-containing protein, whose protein sequence is MKKLFMILAISIIAVFGLTACSSGEETESNKGQDQEKDNSAETDELQGSGPVAVVNGEELSRKDFNAQYQSMKEQYSQMGMDLEGKEEQLKKSIVDQMIGSELLIQSAEEAGIEVSNKEIEKKYSEFSQRFESEEQMKQALEENDTNEKEIKEQLKLQIKVDEYIASNTEKPEVTEEELKKEYDALKSQQEDVESFEKVKPSLEQQLQSQKKQQQVVELVQKLRENAEVEVKI, encoded by the coding sequence ATGAAAAAACTATTCATGATTTTAGCGATTTCGATCATCGCTGTCTTCGGACTGACTGCCTGCAGCTCGGGGGAAGAAACAGAGTCAAACAAGGGTCAGGATCAAGAAAAAGATAACAGTGCAGAAACGGACGAGCTACAAGGCAGCGGACCAGTTGCTGTCGTCAATGGTGAAGAATTGTCCCGTAAAGACTTCAATGCTCAATACCAAAGCATGAAGGAACAGTATTCCCAGATGGGTATGGATCTTGAAGGAAAAGAAGAACAATTAAAAAAAAGTATCGTTGATCAAATGATCGGATCTGAATTGTTAATCCAATCAGCAGAGGAAGCTGGAATCGAAGTCTCCAATAAAGAAATTGAAAAAAAATATTCAGAGTTCTCCCAGCGTTTTGAAAGTGAAGAACAAATGAAGCAAGCTCTTGAAGAAAATGATACAAATGAAAAAGAAATTAAAGAACAGCTGAAGCTTCAAATTAAGGTGGACGAATATATCGCCAGCAACACTGAGAAGCCTGAAGTAACAGAGGAAGAGCTAAAGAAAGAATACGATGCTCTCAAGAGTCAACAGGAAGACGTAGAAAGTTTTGAAAAAGTCAAACCTTCCTTAGAGCAGCAGCTTCAATCTCAGAAGAAACAGCAGCAAGTCGTAGAACTTGTTCAAAAACTGCGTGAAAATGCTGAAGTTGAAGTGAAAATTTAA
- a CDS encoding gamma-glutamylcyclotransferase — MKVFVYGSLCKSLENHHYLKDAKLLSEHAWLYGELFSGFSYYPLLVKNPHAKTFGELYEINENTLNKLDRLEGFNQSDPDSLFQREKATVFIEDQPLEAYTYYFPHQRKGAPVPHGNWKVARMLKQKKLKYFAFGSCMDQERFRSGKVDHLFKNVLGCGKLDGYDLTFSHHKHDGGRADIIEKQGTRVEGIVYEISHEALHYLYKREGVYSNGYRPVVVEVELNNQLVSALSFTVIEKDTDLTPPLHYAREIHRGGSPYLSADYIESLEKRFMEDLPVKGFEKYLSEMK; from the coding sequence ATGAAAGTATTTGTTTATGGATCTCTGTGTAAAAGTTTAGAAAATCACCATTACTTAAAGGATGCGAAATTATTATCCGAGCATGCGTGGCTGTATGGCGAACTCTTCTCAGGTTTTTCTTATTACCCTCTTCTAGTAAAGAACCCTCATGCAAAAACCTTCGGTGAGCTGTATGAAATTAATGAAAATACATTAAATAAATTGGATAGGCTGGAGGGATTTAATCAATCAGATCCAGACTCATTATTTCAGAGGGAGAAAGCAACAGTCTTCATTGAGGATCAGCCACTCGAAGCCTACACCTATTATTTTCCCCATCAAAGAAAAGGGGCGCCCGTCCCACATGGTAACTGGAAAGTTGCACGTATGCTCAAACAGAAGAAATTGAAGTATTTCGCATTTGGATCTTGTATGGATCAGGAGAGATTCAGGAGCGGGAAAGTCGACCATTTGTTTAAAAATGTCCTCGGGTGCGGGAAACTTGATGGATATGATCTCACCTTCTCCCATCACAAACACGATGGAGGAAGAGCAGACATCATCGAAAAACAGGGAACAAGAGTAGAAGGTATTGTCTATGAAATCTCTCATGAAGCACTCCATTACTTGTATAAACGCGAAGGGGTCTACAGTAATGGTTATCGCCCGGTTGTAGTAGAGGTTGAATTAAATAACCAACTCGTTTCCGCCCTTTCATTTACTGTAATTGAGAAGGATACAGACTTGACCCCTCCTCTTCACTATGCAAGGGAAATTCATCGTGGAGGCTCTCCTTATTTATCAGCCGATTATATAGAGAGTCTTGAGAAAAGGTTTATGGAGGACTTACCTGTTAAAGGTTTTGAGAAATATTTATCTGAGATGAAGTAA